Proteins encoded in a region of the Cheilinus undulatus linkage group 8, ASM1832078v1, whole genome shotgun sequence genome:
- the si:dkeyp-69b9.6 gene encoding uncharacterized protein si:dkeyp-69b9.6 isoform X1 — protein MFQFGKYNLDIIEMLSGHQAHQFKGLGLDRQLQHQQQVQLHQHQLQQQQQQQAESSGALLSGLGLGPLQGSRGNAFSDSASIFAKMSAPPPPPLQQQPSSSQSSRSKSSKMSSSSSSHSSGYPQFLRSFHPSEAALAQDQLHPSVGRFEHFAGGSSSSGSAGGLGGLVTSAPPPPPPLHPGLSVPQASSGPSSSSPSPSTSVATSNNPSSSSAVSSLGHQLVGAQSDARSLHQQFSCMLAANQYFLSGVPANASLEQFLVQQGTHNHLGIGLSQTGGEPSTSLAPPPALHSSHSHGHSTPQPQQAPQQPPQQQQLPPHTLSHPHSHSHPHHPLHPGSQPSSLSGFDFQGIPVLSSNQIASLMQQEAGLPLPLPLHLSLSKDDSKGESSGGGSSSSGSSSSRRKKAMAGYLPQRKSDSTSNSSNSHGHNSHSGNPSSSSNGAGLGHGQPPALIGSGVSISNMGGDPSSLLASSSSSSSVVSSSSSSAPSSTAASVLVTNDSHLSKSDNQSSMQPNPTESDSEPVYSCGDCGKSFPHLSSLRRHLRMHEPTTAGTSNTATTGPNPVHIKAQTDPSLPHSTQDTPQPPSNSCSSPDKIFHCPDCGKGFKKKGHLLQHGVIHSSARPYGCSTCSRAFNRRESLTRHEKIHEEKPFRCPACGRAFRESTSLLNHAASGTCGKPGYHDDHRSQGNPSPCYSGASPLGSGMAGPALRKAPLAPTLHPHSQSHNQHHHPQQQPHLPLSSLLDDSEDDVTSSVNNAISAITAASNSGNRGDDRGDIIGGLLGGLGLGPMGSPSSTSGMDKNFRGGGSQEVMSSNPQNPTAKPKRPRKPRAKKDPEEAGQPQKRRQYTPRMGPSGLPRTHLCSVCGKGFARRETLRRHDRIHTGEKPHHCTVCGKYFREAFHLSKHQTVHSGAKNYKCNICGKEFGYSQSLRRHSKLHQKGELEEVPTTPAPENLNSFNPNPQCSVAQDRSQNQVPSTSSYYSYTQDVKPQDTNPQQQPPPPPQPQPPPPPRLYTCAICWKSFRHHFHLTAHHQTVHESGSEKLFCCEVCGKAFAYSNSLTRHKQSQHGITRNESSNPQEGSSGSGDNRSGSDVNQSASESEAATNALLQMAPTSEGHGGQGLSVVTHSHQQAPPQPPAGYSPLFYDAAHSSASNAPSYSQPLPPNSTLMAPQHPHSPAGVKGEHIYPAGSRSRTLHTTAPFQPLTELPSTEHHHLHHHHHHSQNHPHHLSGSQSHQHLDYSNQLSHDDLRRHKKKKKKSNRRDWRENKWEPNDVVRFDGRKKKKKISCKIRGQLMKKQGSLRLTIRRGGGSGGGGYKLVNTGGLKVQILSSLKVPVKRFGCPICPIAVFSRKAGLLVHMAVKHRQQCSTTLERLRCRVCGKQSNRALAAFIHRASHRAKGTFSCRRCSTRFWNATLLKRHKVSCRRRAKGLQRGDSNRLMLAKRPGERQTHEGQEEMPFLQGPYRY, from the exons ATGTTCCAATTTGGAAAATACAATCTGGACATTATAGAGATGTTAAGTGGGCACCAGGCCCACCAGTTCAAAGGCCTCGGTTTAGATCGGCAACTACAACATCAACAGCAAGTGCAACTTCACCAGCATCaactccagcagcagcagcagcagcaggctgaATCATCTGGAGCTCTTCTGTCTGGACTTGGCTTGGGCCCCCTGCAGGGGTCAAGAGGTAACGCCTTTTCTGATTctgcctccatttttgccaagaTGAGTGCCCCTCCTCCCCCACCTTTACAACAACAGCCTTCCTCATCTCAAAGCTCTCGTTCAAAGTCAAGCAAgatgagcagcagcagctcaagCCATTCTTCAGGCTACCCACAGTTCCTGCGCTCTTTCCACCCGTCTGAGGCAGCACTAGCACAGGACCAGTTACACCCAAGTGTAGGCCGCTTTGAGCACTTTGCTGGGGGAAGTAGCAGTAGTGGGAGTGCTGGGGGATTAGGAGGATTAGTAACATCAGCacctccaccccctcctcctctgcatCCTGGCCTCTCTGTTCCCCAAGCATCATCTggtccctcctcctcctctccttcccctTCAACCTCTGTGGCCACCTCTAATAACCCCTCCAGCAGCAGTGCAGTCAGCTCATTGGGACACCAGTTAGTTGGAGCCCAATCTGATGCACGGAGCCTTCACCAACAGTTTAGTTGCATGTTAGCTGCTAATCAGTATTTCCTTTCAGGTGTGCCTGCTAATGCTAGTTTAGAGCAATTTCTTGTGCAACAGGGAACCCATAACCATTTAGGAATTGGTTTAAGTCAGACAGGTGGGGAGCCTAGTACTAGTCTCGCTCCACCTCCTGCTCTGCATTCTTCTCACTCACATGGCCACTCCACTCCCCAGCCACAACAGGCTCCACAGCAGCCTCCCCAGCAGCAACAACTTCCTCCTCACACCCTTTCCCATCCTCACTCTCATTCGCATCCTCACCACCCGCTTCACCCAGGCTCCCAGCCTTCATCACTGAGTGGCTTTGACTTCCAGGGTATCCCTGTACTTTCATCAAATCAGATAGCGTCTTTGATGCAGCAAGAAGCAGGTTTACCCCTCCCCTTGCCACTTCATTTGTCCTTATCTAAGGATGATAGCAAAGGGGAAAGCAGTGGAGGTGGAAGTAGTAGCAGTGGTAGCAGTAGCAGCAGGAGGAAGAAAGCTATGGCTGGATATTTACCACAGAGAAAATCTGATAGCACTAGTAATAGCAGTAACAGCCATGGCCATAACAGCCATAGCGGTAATCCCAGCAGTAGTAGTAATGGTGCTGGGTTAGGTCATGGTCAGCCCCCAGCTTTAATTGGGAGTGGAGTTAGTATATCAAATATGGGTGGAGACCCATCATCCCTTCTTgcctcttcatcttcatcttcgtCAGTagtctcttcctcctcctcctctgctccctcTTCCACTGCTGCCTCAGTACTGGTTACTAATGATTCTCATCTTTCTAAATCTGACAACCAGAGCTCAATGCAACCCAATCCCACAGAGTCTGATTCAGAGCCCGTTTATAGTTGTGGAGATTGTGGTAAAAGCTTCCCTCACCTTTCAAGCCTTCGCAGGCATTTGCGCATGCATGAGCCAACCACAGCAGGTACTAGCAATACTGCCACGACTGGCCCAAACCCTGTTCATATTAAAGCTCAGACTGACCCAAGCCTTCCTCATTCGACACAAGACACGCCCCAGCCCCCATCTAATTCCTGTTCTAGCCCAGACAAAATATTTCATTGCCCAGATTGTGGCAAAGGCTTTAAGAAAAAAGGGCACCTCCTGCAACATGGGGTTATACACTCTTCAGCTCGCCCATATGGCTGCTCCACCTGTTCTCGGGCTTTTAATCGTAGAGAGTCACTGACACGTCATGAGAAGATACATGAGGAAAAGCCATTCCGATGTCCCGCCTGTGGTCGTGCCTTCCGTGAGAGCACCTCTCTACTCAACCATGCTGCCTCAGGCACCTGCGGCAAGCCAG GCTACCATGATGACCACCGTTCTCAAGGTAATCCATCTCCATGCTACTCTGGTGCCTCCCCCCTTGGAAGTGGGATGGCGGGCCCAGCTCTGAGAAAGGCACCCTTGGCCCCAACACTGCATCCACACTCACAGAGCCACAACCAGCACCACCATCCGCAACAACAGCCCCACCTGCCCCTTTCTTCTCTACTGGATGACTCAGAGGATGATGTCACTAGCTCTGTCAATAATGCAATCTCTGCTATAACAGCAGCTAGTAACAGTGGAAATAGAGGGGATGATAGGGGAGACATCATAGGAGGTCTGCTAGGTGGTCTTGGTTTAGGTCCTATGGGCTCACCCTCATCAACATCTGGTATGGATAAGAATTTCAGAGGAGGTGGGAGCCAGGAGGTTATGAGCAGCAACCCGCAGAATCCTACTGCCAAACCAAAACGTCCCCGCAAACCTAGAGCTAAGAAAGACCCTGAAGAGGCTGGACAGCCCCAAAAACGTAGGCAATACACCCCCAGAATGGGGCCAAGTGGGCTCCCACGCACTCACCTCTGTAGTGTCTGTGGTAAGGGATTTGCACGCCGTGAGACACTGCGCCGTCATGACCGAATCCACACAGGGGAAAAACCCCATCACTGCACTGTGTGTGGAAAGTATTTTAGGGAGGCTTTCCATCTTAGCAAGCATCAAACTGTCCACTCTGGGGCAAAGAATTACAAATGCAACATCTGTGGAAAAGAGTTTGGCTACTCCCAGAGCCTCAGGAGGCACAGCAAACTGCATCAGAAAGGGGAGCTGGAAGAGGTGCCCACAACACCAGCTCCTGAGAACTTAAACAGCTTTAACCCAAACCCTCAATGTAGCGTGGCCCAAGACAGGAGCCAGAACCAAGTACCAAGCACCTCCTCCTATTATTCTTACACTCAAGACGTCAAGCCTCAAGACACCAACCCCCAGCAACAGCCTCCACCACCACCCCAACCACAGCCACCCCCTCCCCCTCGACTGTACACCTGTGCTATATGTTGGAAGTCGTTCCGCCATCACTTTCATCTGACTGCTCATCACCAGACAGTTCATGAGAGTGGGAGTGAAAAGCTCTTTTGCTGTGAGGTATGCGGGAAAGCATTTGCTTACTCCAATAGCCTCACTAGACATAAGCAATCACAGCATGGGATTACCCGTAATGAGTCATCCAACCCTCAAGAAGGCAGCAGCGGGTCTGGAGACAACAGAAGTGGAAGTGATGTCAATCAGTCAGCATCAGAGAGTGAGGCTGCCACCAATGCCCTCCTGCAAATGGCTCCTACCTCAGAAGGCCACGGAGGGCAGGGTCTCAGTGTCGTCACTCACAGCCACCAACAGGCACCTCCACAGCCACCAGCTGGTTACTCTCCCCTCTTTTATGATGCAGCTCATTCTTCAGCCTCTAATGCTCCATCTTACTCACAGCCTCTGCCTCCAAACTCCACTCTCATGGCCCCCCAGCACCCTCATTCCCCAGCCGGGGTGAAAGGGGAGCACATATATCCAGCTGGATCCCGTAGCCGTACGCTTCACACAACAGCTCCTTTCCAGCCCCTCACGGAACTGCCTTCCACTGAGCATCATCATCtgcatcaccatcatcatcactcccaaaatcatCCTCATCATCTGTCTGGTTCCCAGTCCCACCAACACCTTGACTACAGCAACCAGTTATCACACGATGACTTGAGACgacacaagaagaaaaaaaaaaagtccaaccGCAGAGATTGGAGGGAGAATAAGTGGGAACCCAACGATGTAGTCAGATTTGatggaagaaaaaagaaaaagaagattaGTTGTAAAATTAGAGGGCAGCTGATGAAAAAACAAGGCTCTCTTCGTTTGACAATTCGAAGAGGAGGCGGATCAGGGGGTGGTGGCTATAAGCTTGTCAACACTGGGGGCTTGAAAGTGCAGATCCTGTCAtctcttaaagtccctgtaaaacGTTTTGGCTGTCCTATATGCCCCATTGCTGTGTTTTCCCGTAAAGCAGGACTGCTTGTCCACATGGCAGTAAAACACAGACAACAGTGCTCGACCACTCTGGAGCGACTGAGGTGCCGTGTATGTGGGAAGCAGTCTAACAGAGCTTTGGCAGCCTTCATACACCGGGCCTCCCATCGTGCCAAAGGGACTTTCTCCTGCCGACGCTGTTCCACTCGCTTCTGGAATGCTACACTTCTGAAACGGCACAAGGTTTCCTGCCGCCGCAGGGCCAAAGGACTGCAGCGAGGAGATTCTAATAGGCTGATGCTTGCAAAGAGACCAGGAGAAAGACAGACCCACGAGGGTCAGGAGGAGATGCCATTCCTACAGGGACCATACAGATACTGA
- the si:dkeyp-69b9.6 gene encoding gastrula zinc finger protein xFG20-1 isoform X2 produces the protein MFQFGKYNLDIIEMLSGHQAHQFKGLGLDRQLQHQQQVQLHQHQLQQQQQQQAESSGALLSGLGLGPLQGSRGYHDDHRSQGNPSPCYSGASPLGSGMAGPALRKAPLAPTLHPHSQSHNQHHHPQQQPHLPLSSLLDDSEDDVTSSVNNAISAITAASNSGNRGDDRGDIIGGLLGGLGLGPMGSPSSTSGMDKNFRGGGSQEVMSSNPQNPTAKPKRPRKPRAKKDPEEAGQPQKRRQYTPRMGPSGLPRTHLCSVCGKGFARRETLRRHDRIHTGEKPHHCTVCGKYFREAFHLSKHQTVHSGAKNYKCNICGKEFGYSQSLRRHSKLHQKGELEEVPTTPAPENLNSFNPNPQCSVAQDRSQNQVPSTSSYYSYTQDVKPQDTNPQQQPPPPPQPQPPPPPRLYTCAICWKSFRHHFHLTAHHQTVHESGSEKLFCCEVCGKAFAYSNSLTRHKQSQHGITRNESSNPQEGSSGSGDNRSGSDVNQSASESEAATNALLQMAPTSEGHGGQGLSVVTHSHQQAPPQPPAGYSPLFYDAAHSSASNAPSYSQPLPPNSTLMAPQHPHSPAGVKGEHIYPAGSRSRTLHTTAPFQPLTELPSTEHHHLHHHHHHSQNHPHHLSGSQSHQHLDYSNQLSHDDLRRHKKKKKKSNRRDWRENKWEPNDVVRFDGRKKKKKISCKIRGQLMKKQGSLRLTIRRGGGSGGGGYKLVNTGGLKVQILSSLKVPVKRFGCPICPIAVFSRKAGLLVHMAVKHRQQCSTTLERLRCRVCGKQSNRALAAFIHRASHRAKGTFSCRRCSTRFWNATLLKRHKVSCRRRAKGLQRGDSNRLMLAKRPGERQTHEGQEEMPFLQGPYRY, from the exons ATGTTCCAATTTGGAAAATACAATCTGGACATTATAGAGATGTTAAGTGGGCACCAGGCCCACCAGTTCAAAGGCCTCGGTTTAGATCGGCAACTACAACATCAACAGCAAGTGCAACTTCACCAGCATCaactccagcagcagcagcagcagcaggctgaATCATCTGGAGCTCTTCTGTCTGGACTTGGCTTGGGCCCCCTGCAGGGGTCAAGAG GCTACCATGATGACCACCGTTCTCAAGGTAATCCATCTCCATGCTACTCTGGTGCCTCCCCCCTTGGAAGTGGGATGGCGGGCCCAGCTCTGAGAAAGGCACCCTTGGCCCCAACACTGCATCCACACTCACAGAGCCACAACCAGCACCACCATCCGCAACAACAGCCCCACCTGCCCCTTTCTTCTCTACTGGATGACTCAGAGGATGATGTCACTAGCTCTGTCAATAATGCAATCTCTGCTATAACAGCAGCTAGTAACAGTGGAAATAGAGGGGATGATAGGGGAGACATCATAGGAGGTCTGCTAGGTGGTCTTGGTTTAGGTCCTATGGGCTCACCCTCATCAACATCTGGTATGGATAAGAATTTCAGAGGAGGTGGGAGCCAGGAGGTTATGAGCAGCAACCCGCAGAATCCTACTGCCAAACCAAAACGTCCCCGCAAACCTAGAGCTAAGAAAGACCCTGAAGAGGCTGGACAGCCCCAAAAACGTAGGCAATACACCCCCAGAATGGGGCCAAGTGGGCTCCCACGCACTCACCTCTGTAGTGTCTGTGGTAAGGGATTTGCACGCCGTGAGACACTGCGCCGTCATGACCGAATCCACACAGGGGAAAAACCCCATCACTGCACTGTGTGTGGAAAGTATTTTAGGGAGGCTTTCCATCTTAGCAAGCATCAAACTGTCCACTCTGGGGCAAAGAATTACAAATGCAACATCTGTGGAAAAGAGTTTGGCTACTCCCAGAGCCTCAGGAGGCACAGCAAACTGCATCAGAAAGGGGAGCTGGAAGAGGTGCCCACAACACCAGCTCCTGAGAACTTAAACAGCTTTAACCCAAACCCTCAATGTAGCGTGGCCCAAGACAGGAGCCAGAACCAAGTACCAAGCACCTCCTCCTATTATTCTTACACTCAAGACGTCAAGCCTCAAGACACCAACCCCCAGCAACAGCCTCCACCACCACCCCAACCACAGCCACCCCCTCCCCCTCGACTGTACACCTGTGCTATATGTTGGAAGTCGTTCCGCCATCACTTTCATCTGACTGCTCATCACCAGACAGTTCATGAGAGTGGGAGTGAAAAGCTCTTTTGCTGTGAGGTATGCGGGAAAGCATTTGCTTACTCCAATAGCCTCACTAGACATAAGCAATCACAGCATGGGATTACCCGTAATGAGTCATCCAACCCTCAAGAAGGCAGCAGCGGGTCTGGAGACAACAGAAGTGGAAGTGATGTCAATCAGTCAGCATCAGAGAGTGAGGCTGCCACCAATGCCCTCCTGCAAATGGCTCCTACCTCAGAAGGCCACGGAGGGCAGGGTCTCAGTGTCGTCACTCACAGCCACCAACAGGCACCTCCACAGCCACCAGCTGGTTACTCTCCCCTCTTTTATGATGCAGCTCATTCTTCAGCCTCTAATGCTCCATCTTACTCACAGCCTCTGCCTCCAAACTCCACTCTCATGGCCCCCCAGCACCCTCATTCCCCAGCCGGGGTGAAAGGGGAGCACATATATCCAGCTGGATCCCGTAGCCGTACGCTTCACACAACAGCTCCTTTCCAGCCCCTCACGGAACTGCCTTCCACTGAGCATCATCATCtgcatcaccatcatcatcactcccaaaatcatCCTCATCATCTGTCTGGTTCCCAGTCCCACCAACACCTTGACTACAGCAACCAGTTATCACACGATGACTTGAGACgacacaagaagaaaaaaaaaaagtccaaccGCAGAGATTGGAGGGAGAATAAGTGGGAACCCAACGATGTAGTCAGATTTGatggaagaaaaaagaaaaagaagattaGTTGTAAAATTAGAGGGCAGCTGATGAAAAAACAAGGCTCTCTTCGTTTGACAATTCGAAGAGGAGGCGGATCAGGGGGTGGTGGCTATAAGCTTGTCAACACTGGGGGCTTGAAAGTGCAGATCCTGTCAtctcttaaagtccctgtaaaacGTTTTGGCTGTCCTATATGCCCCATTGCTGTGTTTTCCCGTAAAGCAGGACTGCTTGTCCACATGGCAGTAAAACACAGACAACAGTGCTCGACCACTCTGGAGCGACTGAGGTGCCGTGTATGTGGGAAGCAGTCTAACAGAGCTTTGGCAGCCTTCATACACCGGGCCTCCCATCGTGCCAAAGGGACTTTCTCCTGCCGACGCTGTTCCACTCGCTTCTGGAATGCTACACTTCTGAAACGGCACAAGGTTTCCTGCCGCCGCAGGGCCAAAGGACTGCAGCGAGGAGATTCTAATAGGCTGATGCTTGCAAAGAGACCAGGAGAAAGACAGACCCACGAGGGTCAGGAGGAGATGCCATTCCTACAGGGACCATACAGATACTGA
- the dbpb gene encoding D site albumin promoter binding protein b isoform X2 produces the protein MSRQLTQLPTPDLPAGASPQFGSCTQPAGSLTGGHLNSMTGLKSLLQHPMKGDQRLKSPLDAKDKDRLDLDEDSLGVCSMRNGSGIGSSNGCGGLNGGGGGSFNQFLGPLLWDRTLPADGGLFQLQYMDLEEFLTENGMGSMHNNNSSSSAQIPSQSSQSAVPNQSSQCLPPSSPPCSTSSSPSSSSSPSLLGLEVAQPQNLAGGSDCLHGSQTSMNDSCESPCSSSSSSCPPLLTPTGSGPDVVGMFDMDPADMSSSSSQQNFDPRRHSFSEEELKPQPMIKKARKVLVPDNMKDEKYWTRRYKNNEAAKRSRDARRLKENQISVRAAYLERENAALRQEVAEIRKELGRCRNILSKYENRLADQ, from the exons ATGTCCAGGCAGCTCACCCAGCTTCCGACCCCCGACCTCCCAGCTGGCGCAAGCCCGCAGTTTGGAAGTTGTACTCAGCCTGCAGGCTCCCTCACAGGGGGACATCTGAACTCCATGACGGGACTtaagtccctcctgcagcatccCATGAAGGGAGACCAACGTTTAAAGAGCCCATTGGATGCAAAAG ACAAAGACAGACTGGACCTTGATGAGGACTCCCTGGGAGTGTGCTCCATGAGGAATGGCAGTGGAATTGGCAGCAGTAATGGCTGTGGAGGATTaaatggaggaggaggaggtagtTTCAACCAGTTCTTGGGGCCTCTCTTGTGGGATCGCACCCTGCCTGCGGATGGGGGGCTCTTCCAGCTTCAGTACATGGACTTGGAGGAGTTTctgacagaaaatggaatggGCAGCATGCATAACAACAATAGCTCCAGTTCTGCCCAGATCCCCTCACAGAGTTCCCAGTCAGCTGTACCCAACCAGAGCTCCCAGTGCCTACCGCCCTCATCCCCACCTTGCTCCACATCTTCATcaccctcttcctcttcttcgcCATCGCTGCTTGGACTGGAAGTGGCTCAACCGCAGAACCTTGCAGGAGGAAGTGACTGTCTTCATG GGAGTCAAACAAGTATGAATGATTCCTGTGAGTCACCCTGCTCCTCCTCGTCGTCCTCCTGTCCACCCCTGCTGACGCCTACGGGCAGCGGCCCCGACGTGGTTGGAATGTTTGACATGGATCCCGCAGAcatgtccagctcctccagccAGCAGAACTTCGACCCCAGGAGGCACTCGTTCAGTGAAGAAGAGCTCAAGCCACAGCCAATGATCAAAAAGGCTCGCAAGGTCCTGGTTCCAGATAACATGAAG GATGAGAAGTACTGGACAAGGAGGTATAAAAACAATGAGGCAGCGAAGCGTTCCCGAGACGCCCGCCGTCTCAAGGAGAACCAAATTTCCGTGCGCGCCGCCTACCTGGAAAGAGAGAACGCCGCCCTCCGACAGGAAGTGGCCGAGATCCGGAAGGAACTTGGCCGCTGCCGCAACATCCTTAGCAAATATGAGAACCGCTTGGCTGACCAGTGA
- the dbpb gene encoding D site albumin promoter binding protein b isoform X1 produces the protein MSRQLTQLPTPDLPAGASPQFGSCTQPAGSLTGGHLNSMTGLKSLLQHPMKGDQRLKSPLDAKDKDRLDLDEDSLGVCSMRNGSGIGSSNGCGGLNGGGGGSFNQFLGPLLWDRTLPADGGLFQLQYMDLEEFLTENGMGSMHNNNSSSSAQIPSQSSQSAVPNQSSQCLPPSSPPCSTSSSPSSSSSPSLLGLEVAQPQNLAGGSDCLHGELGSQTSMNDSCESPCSSSSSSCPPLLTPTGSGPDVVGMFDMDPADMSSSSSQQNFDPRRHSFSEEELKPQPMIKKARKVLVPDNMKDEKYWTRRYKNNEAAKRSRDARRLKENQISVRAAYLERENAALRQEVAEIRKELGRCRNILSKYENRLADQ, from the exons ATGTCCAGGCAGCTCACCCAGCTTCCGACCCCCGACCTCCCAGCTGGCGCAAGCCCGCAGTTTGGAAGTTGTACTCAGCCTGCAGGCTCCCTCACAGGGGGACATCTGAACTCCATGACGGGACTtaagtccctcctgcagcatccCATGAAGGGAGACCAACGTTTAAAGAGCCCATTGGATGCAAAAG ACAAAGACAGACTGGACCTTGATGAGGACTCCCTGGGAGTGTGCTCCATGAGGAATGGCAGTGGAATTGGCAGCAGTAATGGCTGTGGAGGATTaaatggaggaggaggaggtagtTTCAACCAGTTCTTGGGGCCTCTCTTGTGGGATCGCACCCTGCCTGCGGATGGGGGGCTCTTCCAGCTTCAGTACATGGACTTGGAGGAGTTTctgacagaaaatggaatggGCAGCATGCATAACAACAATAGCTCCAGTTCTGCCCAGATCCCCTCACAGAGTTCCCAGTCAGCTGTACCCAACCAGAGCTCCCAGTGCCTACCGCCCTCATCCCCACCTTGCTCCACATCTTCATcaccctcttcctcttcttcgcCATCGCTGCTTGGACTGGAAGTGGCTCAACCGCAGAACCTTGCAGGAGGAAGTGACTGTCTTCATGGTGAGTTAG GGAGTCAAACAAGTATGAATGATTCCTGTGAGTCACCCTGCTCCTCCTCGTCGTCCTCCTGTCCACCCCTGCTGACGCCTACGGGCAGCGGCCCCGACGTGGTTGGAATGTTTGACATGGATCCCGCAGAcatgtccagctcctccagccAGCAGAACTTCGACCCCAGGAGGCACTCGTTCAGTGAAGAAGAGCTCAAGCCACAGCCAATGATCAAAAAGGCTCGCAAGGTCCTGGTTCCAGATAACATGAAG GATGAGAAGTACTGGACAAGGAGGTATAAAAACAATGAGGCAGCGAAGCGTTCCCGAGACGCCCGCCGTCTCAAGGAGAACCAAATTTCCGTGCGCGCCGCCTACCTGGAAAGAGAGAACGCCGCCCTCCGACAGGAAGTGGCCGAGATCCGGAAGGAACTTGGCCGCTGCCGCAACATCCTTAGCAAATATGAGAACCGCTTGGCTGACCAGTGA